In the genome of Campylobacter helveticus, the window CCCTAAATTTAAGGGCTTAATCTTTCACCAGACTGACATCTTCACCTTTTAGCACTTGATTCATTGTATTCATCGCACACATTTTTCCACACATCGAGCAAGAATTTAGCTCCTCAGGTCGCCTTTCATTAAACATTTTTTTCGCTTTTTCTCCATCAATAGCAAGTTTAAACATACTTTCCCAGTCAATCTCTTGCCTTGCTACGCTCATCGCATCATCTCTTGCTCTTTCCTTAGGAAGCTTGGCTAAGTCCCCTGCGTGAGCGGCGATTTTAGTCGCCACTATGCCATCTCTTACATCTTGTAAATTTGGAAGTCTCAAATGCTCGGCTGGGGTTACATAGCATAAAATATCCGCTCCAGCCGCCGCCGCTACCGCTCCCCCAATTGCCCCACTGATGTGGTCATACCCAGCCCCTATGTCAGTTACCAAAGGTCCTAAAACATAAAAAGGTGCTCCCTTGCAAATGCGTTTTTCTATCTGCATATTTGCCTCTATCTCATTGATAGCCATATGTCCCGGTCCTTCTATCATCACTTGCACTCCAGCATCCCACGCTCTTTGTGTTAAAAGTGAAAGTTCGATAAGCTCGGCAATCTGTGCCGCATCGCTTGCATCGTGAGTGCAACCCGGTCTTAAAGCGTCCCCTAAAGAAAGCGTTACATCGTATTTTAAACAAATCTCAAGCAAGTCATCATAATACTCATAGAAAGGATTTTCCGCTTCTTTCATCGCCATCCAAGCATAAAGCACTGAGCCACCTCGTGAGACGATATTTGTGAGGCGTTTTGTTTCTTTAAAAACCCTAGCCGCGCGTGAATTTATCCCTGCGTGTATGGTCATAAAATCCACTCCGCTTTTAGCGTGATGCAGTGCCACATCTAAAAAGTCCTTCGCCTCAATTTGCTTTAAATCCTTTTCTAAAAAGCCCACCGCATCATACACAGGCACCGTGCCTATCATCGCTTTAGCTTTTGCGATAAGCTCATCTCTAAAGCGGCTTGTTTTGCCGTAATTGCTTAAATCCATAATGGCTTCAATGCCAAATTTATGCGCTAAATCCACCTTTTGCATTTCTTCGGTGTAATCCACGCAGTCGTTTGACACGCCTAAATTTACATTGACCTTAGTGCGAAGTCCTAAGCCTATGCCGTTTGGCTCTAGGGCGGTGTGGTTGATATTTGCAGGGATAATAATTTTTCCCGATGCTAAATTTTCAAGCAAAAAATCCTCGCTCACTTGCTCTTTTTTTGCAACTTCTTTCATTTGTGGGGTTAAAATACCCTCTTTTGCGTAAAGCATTTGTGTTTTCATAATTTATCCTTGTAAGAAAATTTGGATAAATGAAGGGGTGTAGTAAAAAGTGATAAATCTTCCCAACGCTAGCATTATCTAGTTCTGGTTCGGTCTAAGCTTTTAGCTTACTCTCAGCCTGTCCCACAAGCTCCCGTCATCTATGCTTTTTTATTATAGCATTTATTTTTTAATTTTGCTGTTTTTGTAAAGGTGATAAGCTCTTCTGTTGTTTTGATATGAGGGGGGAGTTTGCTAAGGCAGTATTTGAAAATTTCAGTCGCCGCTAAGGCGTCATTTAAGGCTCTATGATGCACGCTTTTTATCCCTAAAATTTCTTTTAAGGCATCAAGTCCATAGTGTGAATTTTCTATACAGCATTGCGCGAAATCTATGGTGCAAATTCTGCGGTTGAGTAATATGCCAAAACCGCATTCATACAAGCTTTTCGAGATAAAATTATAATCAAATTTCACATTATGGGCGATAAAAACGCTATCCTTTAGAAAAAGTCTAAAAGCTTCTAAAACTTGCGTTAAATTTGGTGCGTCTTTGACCATATCTAGCTCTATGCCTGTAAGTTCTGTGATATTTTGCGGAATTTCATCGACCTTTACGAAGCTTTCAAAGCGTTCTAATTCTTTATTATTTTGAATTTTAACTGCACCGATTTCTAAGATTTTGCCATTTTTAACCCCGCCAGTGCTTTCTATATCGACAATACAAAAAATTTGCTCTTTTATCTTTGTTGTTCGTGTTTTAAGGCTTAAAATATTGTCTTTGTTAAGATAAAATCCCAAGCCAAGAAGTTCTAGAGTCTCAAGGTTTAGCTCAAAATCTCTCAATTCTTCAACCCTAGCAAATTCTTCCATTACCCAAGCATAAGGTTTGCTTTCTTTAATCAATTTAGAAACGATAGTATCGACTTGCTGCAAACTCAAAATTCAAGCTTTAAAGATTTGATTGCGCTTTTGTAGTCGTTTGAGGAAAAGATGTAATTTCCAGCGACTAAAATGTCTGCTCCAGCTTCTTCTAAATCTGCAGCATTAAGACCGTTAATGCCACCATCAACTTCGATGAAAACTTTCGCATTTTTTTGTTCGATTAAATTGCGTAATTCGCGGATTTTTTCACAAACTAATGGAAGGAATTTTTGTCCTCCAAAGCCCGGATTAACGCTCATTAAAAGCACCATATCAACAAATCCGATTAAGTGTTTTATGGCACTTATGGGCGTGTGTGGGTTGAGCGTGATGGCTGGGTGGATATTGTGCGTTTTTAAATACTCACAAAGCCTTATGGGGTGAGCCTCAGCTTCGATGTGAAAGGATAAAAATTTAGGCTTTAATGGTAAAAAAAGCTCGACAAATTTTGGCACTTCTTTTACCATTAAATGCACATCTAAAGGCACGGAACTCACGCTTGAAATTTTTTCAAGCACACAGGGACCAAAAGTCAAATTTGGAACGAAATGTCCGTCCATTACATCAATGTGTAAAAGGTCTGCCCCTGCCTCACTTACAGCCTTAACTTCTTCTTCTAATCTTAAAAAATTTGCCGATAATAAACTCGGTGCAACATACATCATAAAACCTTAATTTTTTAATTAAGTGCTAATTTTAACCTTTTTTTCATTATTTTTACAAAGTTTTAGTAAAATATGTTAGAATTTTATATTTTTTGATGACAAGGTTTTTTTGTTGAAGAATTAAAAAATGATGATTTCTACACTTTAAGTGTTGTCATGGTATTTTTAAAATAAGTCATAGAAAGTTATGATTTTATGATGAAAAATTAATTTAAAACAACTGCAAAAGATCCAAAATATTGAAAAGCTCTTTGTTGTTTATTAATGGGGGAGGGGAGTGATAAAAATTGAAATTTATCTATCGTTTGGATTGAATGTATTAACTCTCATGCCTTTTAAAGAATATTCTTGGACAAACATTGATTGTCATTTTACGGTTTTTGATTAGGACGGACTTTCTTAAATCTCTCACTTAGTTCTAGGTTATCCGCGAGTTCTACTTGAGTAGGGATTTTATAAGTCGCCAGTTTATCCTTGCAATGTTTTCTTATTTCTTTTTTAAGCTCAGGCTTTGAAAAATTCCAGCTTGGTTTTAAAACGATTTTTACACAAACGCTTTGTCCGCTAATCGCATTAGATTTTGCATACGCTAAGCAATCTTGCACGAAATCAAGCTCTAAAATCACACCTTCAACTTCTTGAGGCACTACTTTTTCTCCGCCTACATTGATAAGCTCCTTGCTTCTGCCTATGATTTTGATATAGCCCTCCGCGTTCTCCTCCACCAAATCCCCTGTGGCAAAATAGCCCTCATCATCAAAGACGCTATTATCGGCGTTTAAATAGCCTAGGCTTCTTGTCTTGCTTTTTAGATAAAGCTCATTATTGATAATCTTATACTCCATACCCTCAAGCTTGATTTGATTACCTTTAGTCGTAGTTTGAGCTATGCCTACTTCACTCGTGCCAAAGGTTTGTTGAAATCTCACTCTAGGAAATTCCGTCTTTAAACGCACTAGTAAAGAATCACTCATCCTCTCAGTCCCGTAAGTGATGAGTCTTAAAGAGCTTAAATCGTATCTATCTTTAACTCCGCTTATCAGTAGTAAATTTAGCAAACTTGGACTAGCAGGAAGTAGGGCAACGCCGTATTTTTCTATGTTTTGGGCTAGAAGTTCTACATTTTTCCTTTCTTCAAAAGCTACGCCACAAGCACCCATAGCCAGAACATTAAAAAGAGTATTTAAACCTCCAATGTGGTCAAACATCAAAAATAAAATGGTATTGATAGCCTTGTGCTTTTTATCCAAATACACGCTTAAAATGCTGTCGAGATTATGCACCATAGCCTTAGGCTTTCCCGTGCTACCGCTTGAAAAAAGGATTAAGCCACTTTGATTTTGAAGAGCGTTTATAAGCTTGTGTTTTGTTTTTCCGTTTTGATAAGATGTAAATTTATTCCCATCATAAAGATAGTCTATTTGCCCCTGTGAAATTTTATCTTGTAGCTCTTTTAAATCCTCATTTTTCAGTAAAGGCACGACAACCATCCCTTTCTCCACACAAGCTAAAAACAAAGCCACGCTTCTTAAATCGTAATCCCCCCAAATTCCCACCACGCCCCCTATGCCATCAAGCTTCGTTAAAGCGTTTTTGACTTCACTCAAAAGTTCTAAATAAGTATAGCTTTTATCCTTATAAACTAAGCAGGGCAAGTCTTTATAGCTTTCAAGTTTTTTTAAAAAAGGATGATTAAGCATTGACCCCTCCCAGATAAAGCACTTGTCCTGTGATGAAGGCACTTCTTTCATTAAGAAAAAATTCAATCACATTAAGCACATCTTCAAATTCGCCAAAGCGTTTTATGGCTTGTTGGTTTAGCAAAAGTTGCAGTTTATCCTGAGGTACATTCTTGATTAAATCCGTTGGCACAGGAGTAGGACCCACAGCATTTATGCTAATACCCATAGGAGCTAATTCTTTTGCGCACACTTGCGTGAAATTCACCAAAGCCGCTTTTGAGGCAGCATAGACTGCTTCACCTTCTAGCCTTAAAGGTGTAGCAACTGTGGCAAAATTGACTATACGAAAGGGCATAGTTTTTGTGTTTTTGTAGCCCTTTTTATACGCACTACTCATTACTTTTGCCACTTCTCTTGTAAATAAAAAAGAACCAAAAAAATTTGTATTAAAAATGCTATGTACACTCTTATAGGGCGTGGTGAGGGTATGGTTCATCGAAGCAATCCCTGCGTTATTTAGTAGCACATCTATGCGGAAAAATTCCTTACGCACGGCTCTTACCATAGTCACCACTTTTTCCTCATCGCTCACATCAAGCTCAAAATGTCTGTAATTTTTATGCTCTATGCTCCCTTTCCCCCTTGAGCAACCACAAACGATATGCCCTAAGGAAAGATAATGCTCGCTTAACTTCTTTCCTATGCCCTTTCTCGTGCCTGTGATGATGAAAATTTTTTGCATTTTAAACCTTGATTTGCTGGGCTATATATGAAGCTAAGGTTTTCACATCTTTAAAGGGGGAGGTCCTTTGACTCATTATCTTTTCATCGGCTAGGGTAAGTTCTATGCCTAGCTCATCGCTTAAGGCTTCTTCTAAATCGGCGATGAGATTAACAAGTGCTAAAGAGTCCAAATACCCACCCAAGCCACTATAAAGCTTAGTATCTACGGTGGCAAATTCTAGCTCATTTATCTCATCGGCTAAATTTTTTAAAACGCTTAAGATGACGGAAACGATTTTTTCTTCCATTTGAATTCCCCTTTCTTCATTAAATTTTTATTTTTTTATAATTCTCCGAATTATATAATATATTTTTTTTAATTTTACTTAAAGGATAATTGCTTGGATAAAAAAACCATCATCTTGCTAGGAGCTTCCAACTCTAGAGTGCCTTTTGGACTAGGAGCTGGGCTAAATCAGCCTAGCGTGGATTTTCATAATCTTAGCCTAGGAGGCACAGACAGTGTACATAAAATTTACGAGCTTAAAAGAAATGAGACACTTATCAAAAAGGCAGATTTAATCATTTTGGAGGTTAATTTGATGGATACAACTATGGCTTTTGCTATGGAAAGGCTTGACTACAAGATAGCAAAATATATGCACTATCTTTATGAAGAGCTTTACTTGCTAAAAAAGAAAATTTTAGTCTTGCTTCTTTTTGAGCCAAGATGCCTTAGTGATAATGCAAAGAAAAGTGGCACTTTTCTTACATAGCTACACAAAAAGTTAGCTCGCTTTTATGATTTTAATTTGATAGATTTGCATAGCGAGATGATTAAAAGTGGCTCTTTTCATTTTTTTAGCACTCCACCCTTAGATCCTTTTCATCTTTTGCCTTCTTTGATGTATCAGCTAGGCAAAAACATAGCCTTAAATGTAAATTCTTTTCATCTTTCTAAAAGAAAGCTTAAGGTCAAAAGTCCTACTCTTTTTAAGGTCGTAAGCCCTATGACTTTAATGGGTAATGCCACGCTTAAAGACTTTAAAGATTTAACTTATAAAGAAAAATATGTCGAGCTTTCAAATGAAGAGCTAATCACTTTTCCAAAAGAATATCTAGGCTATAAAATTTTAGGCGTTCATACGCTTTACCCGTCACCTAAAAAAAGCTTTTTTGACTTTACGACTATGTGTCAGAGCTATTTCAGTATGGTCTTTAAAAATCAAAATAAAAAGCTAGTGAAAAATTTCCGCTCTTATAGTAATTTTGATTGGCTTTATGAGGACTTTGTGGTAGATGATAGCACGAGCATAAGCTATAATAAAACAATTTACCTTTAAATGAATTTTCTTATGAAAGCACTGTGGTGGATGACTTGCCTAATACCCTGCCCAAAGCTTGTGTGGTGAATTTTTTACTTGTGAAAAATGAGAGACAATTTTTTGAACTAGTCGATGAAAAAGTGGATTTTAAAAATGATTTTTCGCATTTAATCTCACCCTTTGAAAACTACAAAGAAGTCATAGAGGAATACATGCTTAAAACACAAGGCGACACAAACGCACTTAAGGCACAAATTTCTCATTTAGAATCTAGGCTTCATCACTTAAAAACTTTTTCAAGTGCTAAGATGAGAGTGCAAAATCATTTAGCTTATAAACTTGGCAAAGCGATGATAAATGGCTCTAAAAGCGGGGGGGGGGGGGGGGGTATACTTTTACCTTTTGTTTTATTTAGCATTAAGATTTTGCATAAGCAAGAAGTGAAGTATAATGCAGTCTTGCCACCACTTGAAAGCTACCCTGACTACGAAGAAGGCTTAAGAGAAAAGCAGTGTTTTACTTATAAACTAGGACAGGCTTTAATGGATGCCCATAAAAAGTGGTATTTGGGAGGTTATATCAAATTTTATTTTTTTTTGATATACCAAGGCTTAAAAAAGAATTTAAAAAGCCTCCTTTTCAAGGACGATAGCCCCATCTTTTGTGGCTATGATGAGGTTTTTGTTTAACACTTCTTTACAAAATTTCACTTTTGAAATTCAAAAAAGTGAAATTTCGCGTCAAAATTGAAAAATAAATGCTTGGCTTGAACGAGAAGTTTTTCTTTGTTGTCGCTTTGGTTGATTAGGTTTTCAAAGTCAAATTCAAGTAAGGCTTGATTTTGTTTTTTAAGATTTAAAAGCTTGAAGTGATGCTTTTCGATAAGATATTTTAAATGTGTAAAATTTACATTATAAGTCAAATCGCTCTTGCCAAAATACTCTTTTAAAGAGGCTTTAAAAGGGCCGTAAAGCTGATGATTTTGATAAATTCTTAAGCTAAAACGATGGGGTAAAAACTCTCCATAATCAAACCCAGCGAAGACAAAGCGCTCACAAGCTTCATCTAAATCCTTAAAAAAATTTGACAAATGAGGACTAAATTCGCCTTTTTGTAAATTTAAAAGCTCACATTCTTTTTTGATTGTGGGATTTATGGGCTTAAAGATGAGTTTATAATCCTCAACAAAAGCCATTTTGTCATTATCAATTAACTCACAAGCGAAGCTATCGAATAACTCGTTGCAAAATATAAAGGCGTTTTGAAAATGGCATTCTTTAAGCGTCTTTTTATGGCTAAATTCCACACCTTTTAAGTTTTGTTTTTGTAGAAATTGCAGTTTTTCGTGAGGCTCTATGATGAAAAATTCAATCTTTTCAAAAATGCTTGGACGAATTTTGACCAAGGCGCTTAAAAAATCACGGCTCAAATAGCCCTCATTTGCACCTATTTCGACAATTTGTAAGGGAGGCTTTAGAATTTCTTCATCGACAAGATTTAAGAAATGATTTGCCAACAAGCTTCCAAAAAGCTCTCCCACGCTCACAGCCGTATAAAAATCGCCCTTTTTACCGACAAAAACGGCATTTTTATAATAATTTTCGTGAAGCCATTTTTCAAAAAATTCGCTAAAGAGCATTAAAAGAGATGATTGAATTTTTGCATAAAATCCAAGGGGTCAATTTGCTTTCCTCCTGCAAAAATTCCAAAATGCAAATGCGGACCACTCACCCTGCCACTTGCTCCGCTAAGTCCCACAATTTGCCCCTTTTTAACTTTTTCTCCCACTTTGACATTAAGCTTTGAGAGGTGGTAATATTGCGTGTAAATTCCATATCCGTGGTCTATTATCACGGAAACGCCTGCATAATATCTATCCTTAGCCAGTCTTACTATGCCAGAATTTGCCGCTTTTATCTTTGTGCCTATGGCAGCTCTAAAGTCTGTGCCGCTGTGATAACTTGCAAGCTTTTCATTAAAAACTCTTGCCTTGCCGTAAGAACTTGTGATGAAGCTATCTATAGGTTTTATAAAAGAGCCGTCAAATAAAGCTTGGGGGGTAAATTGAGCGTAGATAGCATTTGCCTCTTTTAGCTCTTCTTGTATGCGTTTTTGCACTTTTTGTGGGGGAAAGACCTTTTGGGCTTGGACGACGATTTTTTCACTTTTATAAGCTCCCTCTAGGGTTTTAATGCGAAAAATTTCACTAGAATTATCTTTATAAATTGCTTTGATTTCTGTCATTTTGGCAGGATTTTTATAAGGTAGGGAAAAAATAGCAAGAACTTTATTTGTATCTTTTGGATGGGTAAAAAAGGGCAAATTTTTATCTTTGATTTTTAATTCTTTCAAATTTTCTTTATTAAATTCTAAAAATAAAGTCTGACCTTTGACAAGCTCTAAATTTGTGGTAGCATAAGAAAAGAGCGTAAAAAGTGCAAGTAAAATAAGCTTTTTCACAGACTTAATTCCTTAATGTCGGCAATGTTTAAAAATTCGCTATAAATCGCAAAAACAAGGGCTTGTCTATTATTTTTAAGCTTTTCGTCTTCCGCATTTATCATTACTTTTTCAAAAAACTCATCGATAAAAGGCTTAAGGGCAAACAAGCTTTCTAATTTTTGCTTAAGATTTTGCACTTTTAAGCTTTCATTAAAAGCACTATAAAGCTTTCTTTCAGCTTCGTTTTCAAATAATGCTTCATCTATGGAATTTGTAATCTTTGTAGCGATATTTGCAAGGCGTTTAAAGGTGGAAAAATTCTCATTAAAACTAGCTTTTTGACTAAGCTCTATCAAGGCTTTTATGGCAGAATCTATGTGGATAAGGTCGCTATTTTTTGCACTCAAAACAGCTTTGATGAAAGAGGGATTAACCTCATAAAAAGTATAAATTCTTTCTAAAATAAAATGATAAAGCGTGCCTAAATCAAAGCTTTTGTAATGCTTAGAAGCTTCATTTAAAAAAGCATTTAAGTCAAATTTTTTACCAAGATGAAGTAGGATTTTTAAAATTCCATTTGCTGCTCTTCTTAGTGCGTAGGGGTCTTTCGTGCCACTTGGAATTTTACCTATGGAAAAAAGTGAAAGTAGGGTGTCAAATTTATAAGCAAGAGCAACAATGCTGGAAAATTCGCTACTTGGAAGAGCAGATTGCTCTGAGTTTGGCAGATATTGCTCTTTTATCGCTAGGGAAATTTCGTAGTTAAGCCCCATTTTATCCGCATAATAAGACCCCATAATGCCCTGTAAATTTGTAAATTCATAAACCATCTGCGTCGCCAAATCGGCTTTAGAAAAATGCACAGCTTTAAGGATAGCTTCTTGCTTGTCGTTGTTGAGAAATTTACATAAAATGAGCGCTAAAGCCTTTTCCCTTTCGACTTTATCTAGCATTGTGCCAAGAGAATCAAGATAGAGCATTTTGCCTAATTTTTCAGGCTCTAAACCATTTTGCAAGTCGTTTTTATAAAAGAACATCGCATCAGAAAGTCTTGCGCGAAGCACTCTTTCGTTGCCGTGTATGATTTTAGAATAATCTTTACAAACGGCGTTGCTGACAACCACAAAATGATTACTCAGTCCTTTTTCGCTAAAGGTGGCAAAATAGCGTTGATTTTCTCGCATTGATGTGATGATAACTTCACTTGGAATTTCTAAAAATTCACTTTCAAAGCTTCCAAGTAGGGCGGTTGGATACTCTGTTATGGCGATAACTTCTTCTAAAAGTTCTTCATCCTCTGCTATGCTTAAATTTTCTTTTGTTTCTATGAGTTTAAGGCTTTCTAAAATCTTTTCTTTTCTCTTTTGAGGGTCAAGTATGACAAAATTTTCTTCCAAAAGTTTAAAATATTCTCTTGCATTTTTAAAATTAAAAGCCTCATAGCTTACGCTTCTATGCACAAAAGTTTGCTTAGAGCTTTGCACTCCATAGCTTTGAAATTTAACCAAGTCTTCATCCAAAATGCAAACGATATTACGGATAGCACGGATAAACTCAAATTTATGCACCCCCCAACGCATACTTTTACCAAAATGAAGACTTTTTAAAAAGCTTTCTACCATCTCGCCTAAAACTTCGCTACTTTCTTGACCCTCAAGCTCTTTTTGATAATATAAAACTTCTTTACCCTTAATCTCTTTAAAGCAAATTTCCGCTTCGTCAATGCCGACTTTTTGTATAAAGCTAAGTCCCGCTGGGCT includes:
- a CDS encoding acyl carrier protein gives rise to the protein MEEKIVSVILSVLKNLADEINELEFATVDTKLYSGLGGYLDSLALVNLIADLEEALSDELGIELTLADEKIMSQRTSPFKDVKTLASYIAQQIKV
- a CDS encoding SDR family NAD(P)-dependent oxidoreductase, encoding MQKIFIITGTRKGIGKKLSEHYLSLGHIVCGCSRGKGSIEHKNYRHFELDVSDEEKVVTMVRAVRKEFFRIDVLLNNAGIASMNHTLTTPYKSVHSIFNTNFFGSFLFTREVAKVMSSAYKKGYKNTKTMPFRIVNFATVATPLRLEGEAVYAASKAALVNFTQVCAKELAPMGISINAVGPTPVPTDLIKNVPQDKLQLLLNQQAIKRFGEFEDVLNVIEFFLNERSAFITGQVLYLGGVNA
- a CDS encoding SAM-dependent methyltransferase; its protein translation is MLFSEFFEKWLHENYYKNAVFVGKKGDFYTAVSVGELFGSLLANHFLNLVDEEILKPPLQIVEIGANEGYLSRDFLSALVKIRPSIFEKIEFFIIEPHEKLQFLQKQNLKGVEFSHKKTLKECHFQNAFIFCNELFDSFACELIDNDKMAFVEDYKLIFKPINPTIKKECELLNLQKGEFSPHLSNFFKDLDEACERFVFAGFDYGEFLPHRFSLRIYQNHQLYGPFKASLKEYFGKSDLTYNVNFTHLKYLIEKHHFKLLNLKKQNQALLEFDFENLINQSDNKEKLLVQAKHLFFNFDAKFHFFEFQK
- the glyS gene encoding glycine--tRNA ligase subunit beta, with translation MKELLIEILTEELPAIPFLKELPNIKGKWEKLLKEYHLEAEFEFYYTPRRLVFFHPSFKTRQENRLVEFIGAPKNVAYKDGKLSPAGLSFIQKVGIDEAEICFKEIKGKEVLYYQKELEGQESSEVLGEMVESFLKSLHFGKSMRWGVHKFEFIRAIRNIVCILDEDLVKFQSYGVQSSKQTFVHRSVSYEAFNFKNAREYFKLLEENFVILDPQKRKEKILESLKLIETKENLSIAEDEELLEEVIAITEYPTALLGSFESEFLEIPSEVIITSMRENQRYFATFSEKGLSNHFVVVSNAVCKDYSKIIHGNERVLRARLSDAMFFYKNDLQNGLEPEKLGKMLYLDSLGTMLDKVEREKALALILCKFLNNDKQEAILKAVHFSKADLATQMVYEFTNLQGIMGSYYADKMGLNYEISLAIKEQYLPNSEQSALPSSEFSSIVALAYKFDTLLSLFSIGKIPSGTKDPYALRRAANGILKILLHLGKKFDLNAFLNEASKHYKSFDLGTLYHFILERIYTFYEVNPSFIKAVLSAKNSDLIHIDSAIKALIELSQKASFNENFSTFKRLANIATKITNSIDEALFENEAERKLYSAFNESLKVQNLKQKLESLFALKPFIDEFFEKVMINAEDEKLKNNRQALVFAIYSEFLNIADIKELSL
- the thiC gene encoding phosphomethylpyrimidine synthase ThiC; translated protein: MKTQMLYAKEGILTPQMKEVAKKEQVSEDFLLENLASGKIIIPANINHTALEPNGIGLGLRTKVNVNLGVSNDCVDYTEEMQKVDLAHKFGIEAIMDLSNYGKTSRFRDELIAKAKAMIGTVPVYDAVGFLEKDLKQIEAKDFLDVALHHAKSGVDFMTIHAGINSRAARVFKETKRLTNIVSRGGSVLYAWMAMKEAENPFYEYYDDLLEICLKYDVTLSLGDALRPGCTHDASDAAQIAELIELSLLTQRAWDAGVQVMIEGPGHMAINEIEANMQIEKRICKGAPFYVLGPLVTDIGAGYDHISGAIGGAVAAAAGADILCYVTPAEHLRLPNLQDVRDGIVATKIAAHAGDLAKLPKERARDDAMSVARQEIDWESMFKLAIDGEKAKKMFNERRPEELNSCSMCGKMCAMNTMNQVLKGEDVSLVKD
- a CDS encoding ANL family adenylate-forming protein → MLNHPFLKKLESYKDLPCLVYKDKSYTYLELLSEVKNALTKLDGIGGVVGIWGDYDLRSVALFLACVEKGMVVVPLLKNEDLKELQDKISQGQIDYLYDGNKFTSYQNGKTKHKLINALQNQSGLILFSSGSTGKPKAMVHNLDSILSVYLDKKHKAINTILFLMFDHIGGLNTLFNVLAMGACGVAFEERKNVELLAQNIEKYGVALLPASPSLLNLLLISGVKDRYDLSSLRLITYGTERMSDSLLVRLKTEFPRVRFQQTFGTSEVGIAQTTTKGNQIKLEGMEYKIINNELYLKSKTRSLGYLNADNSVFDDEGYFATGDLVEENAEGYIKIIGRSKELINVGGEKVVPQEVEGVILELDFVQDCLAYAKSNAISGQSVCVKIVLKPSWNFSKPELKKEIRKHCKDKLATYKIPTQVELADNLELSERFKKVRPNQKP
- the rpe gene encoding ribulose-phosphate 3-epimerase, translating into MYVAPSLLSANFLRLEEEVKAVSEAGADLLHIDVMDGHFVPNLTFGPCVLEKISSVSSVPLDVHLMVKEVPKFVELFLPLKPKFLSFHIEAEAHPIRLCEYLKTHNIHPAITLNPHTPISAIKHLIGFVDMVLLMSVNPGFGGQKFLPLVCEKIRELRNLIEQKNAKVFIEVDGGINGLNAADLEEAGADILVAGNYIFSSNDYKSAIKSLKLEF
- a CDS encoding M23 family metallopeptidase; the encoded protein is MKKLILLALFTLFSYATTNLELVKGQTLFLEFNKENLKELKIKDKNLPFFTHPKDTNKVLAIFSLPYKNPAKMTEIKAIYKDNSSEIFRIKTLEGAYKSEKIVVQAQKVFPPQKVQKRIQEELKEANAIYAQFTPQALFDGSFIKPIDSFITSSYGKARVFNEKLASYHSGTDFRAAIGTKIKAANSGIVRLAKDRYYAGVSVIIDHGYGIYTQYYHLSKLNVKVGEKVKKGQIVGLSGASGRVSGPHLHFGIFAGGKQIDPLDFMQKFNHLF
- a CDS encoding 3'-5' exonuclease — protein: MSLQQVDTIVSKLIKESKPYAWVMEEFARVEELRDFELNLETLELLGLGFYLNKDNILSLKTRTTKIKEQIFCIVDIESTGGVKNGKILEIGAVKIQNNKELERFESFVKVDEIPQNITELTGIELDMVKDAPNLTQVLEAFRLFLKDSVFIAHNVKFDYNFISKSLYECGFGILLNRRICTIDFAQCCIENSHYGLDALKEILGIKSVHHRALNDALAATEIFKYCLSKLPPHIKTTEELITFTKTAKLKNKCYNKKA